A region from the Actinoplanes sp. OR16 genome encodes:
- the cheB gene encoding chemotaxis-specific protein-glutamate methyltransferase CheB: MIRILIVEDSVTMRHHLREALAADPDLQVVGEAVDGERAVELVARLRPDVITMDMMLPGISGLAATEQIMAEHPTPILVVSSADRQELFSTYNALAAGAVDVLEKPRGDDSDADWGLRLRTTLRIVSRIRVITHPRARLGRNSSPMPAPAPALPSVVPVAAPALSVVAVGASTGGPGALTELIRELPPNFATPVLVVQHIAASEQFAVAFSDWLAGQTGRNVRYAIDGTPMSRVGGQVLLAPPDRHLYVRDRMLRLSDGPPRHSCRPAVDVLFESVATEFGATAAGCLLTGMGRDGAAGLLQMRNRGAVTFAQDEGSCIVYGMPREAALLGAATYVLPPGRMAARLGDLHPAGARR; this comes from the coding sequence ATGATCCGGATTTTGATCGTCGAGGACTCGGTCACCATGCGGCACCACCTGCGGGAGGCGCTCGCCGCCGACCCGGATCTCCAGGTGGTCGGCGAGGCGGTGGACGGCGAACGGGCTGTCGAGCTGGTCGCCCGGCTGCGCCCCGACGTGATCACGATGGACATGATGCTGCCCGGGATCAGCGGCCTGGCCGCCACCGAGCAGATCATGGCCGAGCATCCGACGCCGATCCTGGTGGTGTCGTCGGCGGACCGGCAGGAGCTGTTCAGCACGTACAACGCCCTGGCCGCCGGCGCCGTGGACGTGCTGGAGAAGCCGCGCGGCGACGACTCGGACGCCGACTGGGGGCTGCGGCTGCGCACCACGCTGCGGATCGTCTCCCGCATCCGGGTGATCACTCATCCCCGGGCCCGGCTGGGCCGGAACTCCTCCCCCATGCCCGCCCCGGCCCCGGCGCTGCCGTCCGTCGTGCCGGTCGCCGCACCGGCGCTGAGCGTCGTCGCCGTCGGCGCGTCCACCGGCGGGCCGGGCGCGCTCACCGAGCTGATCCGGGAGCTGCCGCCGAACTTCGCCACCCCGGTCCTGGTGGTGCAGCACATCGCGGCGAGCGAGCAGTTCGCCGTGGCGTTCTCCGACTGGCTGGCCGGGCAGACCGGCCGCAACGTGCGCTACGCGATCGACGGCACCCCGATGAGCCGGGTCGGCGGGCAGGTGCTGCTCGCTCCGCCGGACCGGCATCTCTACGTCCGGGACAGGATGCTGCGGCTCAGCGACGGCCCGCCGCGGCACTCCTGCCGCCCGGCCGTCGACGTGCTCTTCGAGTCGGTCGCCACCGAGTTCGGCGCGACGGCGGCCGGCTGCCTGCTCACCGGGATGGGCCGGGACGGCGCGGCCGGGCTGCTGCAGATGCGCAACCGGGGCGCCGTCACGTTCGCCCAGGACGAGGGGAGCTGCATCGTCTACGGCATGCCCCGGGAGGCGGCGCTGCTGGGCGCGGCAACGTACGTCCTGCCGCCCGGCCGGATGGCCGCCCGCCTCGGTGACCTGCACCCGGCCGGAGCCCGGCGATGA
- a CDS encoding response regulator: MTPTVLIVDDSLTVRMDLNEAFSDDGFTTILCATGAEARAAFAAAAFDAAVLDVILPDADGLELLTELRGARTGVVTMLLSSESEVADRLAGLRTGADEYVGKPYDAGYVVARTRQLLGDGSQAAGRTSVLVIDDSMTFREQLRDLLEPEGYGVLTAASGEEGLRMAADRRPQAVIVDGVMPGIDGATVIRRIRLDPALRDTPCILMTAADDYATEMQMLEAGADAFVRKQQDLAVVLAKLAAVLRQSAEQLPIESISSLHGPGKVLIISGNDDDREIWADALRPEGYDTVTSGNIDEALEMLAEQPADCIVVGFDDDLDRAQRACRTIRDVPQIGELPLIVTGDEHAMLDCLAAGADDYVRRVDIPDGLRAHVRAQIRRKQSHDEARRIREELMRRELDAAEERAARQLAETRAALVEELEWRNRELEAFSGSVSHDLRGPLQVISSFAEHVLDEEDGEPLGEQTRQRLTRIHAAAMRMADLVESLLILARASRGELRRETFDMTTTARQVISDVAARDPERDVEYVVVEGMTADADEGLVRVILENLINNAVKFSRKVDDPVVEVGWQDEKFYVRDNGAGFPAEQAGQLFRPFARLHDARDFPGTGIGLTTVNRAVERHGGEIWAESSEGKGATFWFTLPPSAEHSGPERRTGARRSG; encoded by the coding sequence ATGACTCCCACCGTGCTGATCGTCGACGACAGTCTCACCGTGCGGATGGACCTCAACGAGGCGTTCTCCGACGACGGCTTCACCACGATCCTCTGCGCGACCGGCGCGGAGGCGCGGGCCGCGTTCGCCGCCGCGGCCTTCGACGCCGCGGTCCTCGACGTGATCCTGCCCGACGCGGACGGCCTGGAGCTGCTCACCGAGCTGCGCGGCGCCCGCACCGGTGTGGTCACCATGCTGCTCTCCAGCGAGAGCGAGGTGGCCGACCGGCTGGCCGGGCTGCGGACCGGAGCGGACGAGTACGTCGGCAAGCCCTACGACGCCGGCTACGTCGTCGCGCGCACCCGCCAGCTGCTCGGCGACGGGTCGCAGGCCGCCGGCCGGACCAGCGTGCTCGTCATCGACGACAGCATGACCTTCCGGGAGCAGCTGCGCGACCTGCTCGAACCCGAGGGGTACGGGGTGCTGACCGCGGCGAGCGGCGAGGAGGGCCTGCGGATGGCGGCCGACCGGCGCCCGCAGGCGGTGATCGTGGACGGCGTGATGCCGGGCATCGACGGCGCCACGGTGATCCGCCGGATCCGCCTCGACCCGGCGCTGCGCGACACCCCGTGCATCCTGATGACCGCCGCCGACGACTACGCCACCGAGATGCAGATGCTGGAGGCCGGCGCCGACGCGTTCGTCCGCAAGCAGCAGGACCTCGCCGTCGTGCTGGCGAAGCTGGCCGCGGTGCTGCGGCAGAGCGCCGAGCAGCTGCCGATCGAGTCGATCAGCAGCCTGCACGGGCCCGGCAAGGTGCTGATCATCAGTGGGAACGACGACGACCGCGAGATCTGGGCCGACGCGCTGCGGCCGGAGGGGTACGACACGGTCACCTCGGGCAACATCGACGAGGCGCTGGAGATGCTCGCCGAGCAGCCGGCGGACTGCATCGTCGTCGGCTTCGACGACGACCTGGATCGGGCCCAGCGCGCCTGCCGGACCATCCGGGACGTGCCGCAGATCGGTGAGCTGCCGCTGATCGTGACCGGTGATGAGCACGCCATGCTGGACTGTCTCGCCGCCGGCGCCGACGACTACGTGCGGCGGGTGGACATCCCGGACGGGTTGCGGGCGCACGTACGGGCCCAGATCCGCCGCAAGCAGTCGCACGACGAGGCCCGGCGGATCCGTGAGGAGCTGATGCGCCGGGAGCTGGACGCCGCCGAGGAGCGCGCGGCCCGGCAGCTCGCCGAGACCCGCGCCGCGCTCGTCGAGGAGCTGGAGTGGCGCAACCGCGAGCTGGAGGCGTTCTCCGGCTCGGTCTCGCACGACCTGCGCGGCCCGCTCCAGGTGATCAGCAGCTTCGCCGAGCACGTGCTCGACGAGGAGGACGGTGAGCCGCTCGGCGAGCAGACCCGGCAGCGGCTCACCCGGATCCACGCGGCCGCCATGCGGATGGCCGACCTGGTCGAGTCGCTGCTGATCCTGGCCCGGGCCAGCCGGGGCGAGCTGCGCCGGGAGACGTTCGACATGACGACCACGGCCCGGCAGGTGATCAGCGACGTCGCGGCCCGCGACCCGGAGCGCGACGTCGAGTACGTGGTGGTCGAGGGCATGACCGCGGACGCCGACGAGGGCCTGGTCCGGGTGATCCTGGAGAACCTGATCAACAACGCGGTGAAGTTCAGCCGCAAGGTCGACGACCCGGTCGTCGAGGTGGGCTGGCAGGACGAGAAGTTCTACGTCCGGGACAACGGCGCCGGATTCCCGGCCGAGCAGGCCGGCCAGCTGTTCCGGCCGTTCGCCCGGCTGCACGACGCCCGCGACTTCCCGGGCACCGGCATCGGGCTGACCACGGTGAACCGGGCGGTGGAACGGCACGGCGGGGAGATCTGGGCGGAGAGCTCCGAGGGCAAGGGCGCCACGTTCTGGTTCACCCTGCCCCCGTCGGCGGAGCACAGCGGCCCGGAGCGGCGGACGGGCGCCCGCCGCTCCGGTTGA
- a CDS encoding response regulator, translating to MGKDPLRYFRLEARELVDQISAGVLDLDQRPGPEPVGRLLRAAHTLKGAARVVKQKEIADHAHAFEEILVPHRSGDAPLAADEMRELLRLNDEISSQVALMEAPETPPPAVAEKSESPPEPEITIPTRTSSSDLDELLDAIGEANAQMAPLREGLGTMERLHRSAETLSDQLRTSEPGVVRASAVRLAGELGTASRRFTDAVDQIERELDDVRAKAEGLRLVPAGSIFTTLRRAVRDAADAEGRKVRFVSLGADIRMGAHLLGPVSGAFLHVVRNAVVHGIEPEAERIAAGKPAEGTITLEVERRGRWAVFRCVDDGRGFDLEALRRTAVDRGLLGPGTRPPGDQELLDLVMRGGISTSAQVTEVAGRGIGMDAVREVAAQLHGEVRVRSTPGEGATVELTIPLTLLSMTGLIVEAGGASATVPLDAVRGCLRLSAAEAATAASSGRILYDGSAAPFLPLAEVLYTGEAVPDVQGTGAAIVVACPAGTYAIGVDRLCGTSALVARPLPELAPASAVISSVSVEADGRPRLVLDPEGLAVAVLRGHGAGARSASSVNAEPLPILVVDDSLTTRMLERSILESAGYAVQLAASGEEGLERARAGRYGLVLSDIDMPGIDGFTLVERIRADPKLSTIPCVLVSSRASAEDRERGRAAGADAYVVKGEFDQEELLAHIRRLVVRS from the coding sequence ATGGGAAAGGACCCGCTGCGCTACTTCCGGCTCGAGGCACGGGAACTGGTCGACCAGATCAGCGCCGGCGTCCTCGACCTGGATCAGCGGCCCGGGCCGGAACCGGTCGGGCGGCTGCTGCGTGCCGCGCACACGCTCAAGGGCGCGGCCCGGGTGGTGAAGCAGAAGGAGATCGCCGACCACGCGCACGCCTTCGAGGAGATCCTGGTCCCGCACCGGTCCGGTGACGCGCCGCTGGCGGCGGACGAGATGCGGGAGCTGCTCCGGCTGAACGACGAGATATCGTCGCAGGTCGCCCTGATGGAGGCGCCCGAGACTCCGCCGCCGGCCGTCGCGGAGAAGTCCGAGTCGCCACCGGAGCCGGAGATCACGATCCCCACCCGTACCTCCTCCTCCGATCTTGACGAGCTCCTGGACGCCATCGGGGAGGCGAACGCCCAGATGGCGCCGCTGCGGGAAGGCCTCGGCACGATGGAGCGCCTGCACCGCTCCGCCGAGACCCTCTCCGACCAGCTGCGGACCAGCGAGCCCGGCGTGGTTCGGGCCTCCGCGGTCCGCCTCGCCGGTGAGCTGGGCACGGCGAGCCGCCGGTTCACCGACGCGGTCGACCAGATCGAGCGGGAGCTCGACGACGTCCGGGCCAAGGCCGAGGGCCTGCGGCTGGTGCCGGCCGGTTCCATCTTCACGACGCTGCGCCGGGCGGTCCGCGACGCCGCCGACGCCGAGGGCCGCAAGGTCCGGTTCGTCTCGCTCGGCGCGGACATCCGGATGGGCGCGCACCTGCTGGGACCGGTCAGCGGCGCGTTCCTGCACGTGGTGCGCAACGCCGTGGTGCACGGCATCGAACCGGAGGCGGAACGGATCGCCGCGGGCAAGCCGGCCGAGGGGACGATCACCCTGGAGGTGGAGCGGCGTGGCCGGTGGGCGGTGTTCCGGTGCGTCGACGACGGGCGCGGGTTCGACCTGGAGGCGCTGCGGCGTACCGCGGTGGACCGCGGGCTGCTCGGGCCGGGCACCCGGCCGCCCGGGGATCAGGAGCTGCTCGACCTGGTGATGCGCGGCGGGATCAGCACGTCCGCTCAGGTCACCGAGGTGGCCGGACGGGGCATCGGGATGGACGCGGTGCGTGAGGTGGCGGCGCAGCTGCACGGTGAGGTGCGGGTACGCAGCACGCCGGGAGAGGGCGCGACGGTCGAGCTGACCATCCCGCTCACGCTGCTCAGCATGACCGGTCTGATCGTCGAGGCGGGCGGCGCGAGCGCGACGGTCCCCCTCGACGCGGTGCGCGGGTGCCTCCGGCTGAGTGCCGCGGAAGCGGCCACCGCCGCTTCGAGCGGGCGGATCCTGTACGACGGCAGCGCCGCCCCCTTCCTCCCGCTGGCCGAGGTCCTCTACACCGGCGAGGCGGTGCCGGACGTCCAGGGCACCGGCGCGGCGATTGTGGTGGCCTGCCCGGCCGGCACGTACGCGATCGGCGTGGACCGGCTCTGCGGCACGTCCGCCCTGGTCGCCCGCCCGCTGCCGGAGCTGGCGCCGGCCTCGGCGGTGATCAGCAGCGTCTCGGTCGAGGCCGACGGCCGCCCCCGGCTCGTGCTCGACCCGGAAGGGCTGGCCGTCGCGGTGCTGCGCGGGCACGGCGCCGGCGCGCGATCGGCCTCCTCGGTGAACGCCGAGCCGCTGCCGATCCTGGTCGTCGACGACTCGCTGACCACGCGCATGCTGGAACGCAGCATCCTGGAGTCGGCCGGGTACGCGGTCCAGCTCGCCGCGTCCGGTGAGGAAGGCCTGGAGAGGGCCCGCGCCGGCCGGTACGGCCTGGTCCTCAGTGACATCGACATGCCCGGCATCGACGGCTTCACCCTGGTCGAGCGGATCCGCGCCGACCCGAAGCTGTCCACCATCCCCTGTGTCCTGGTCAGCTCCCGGGCGAGCGCCGAGGACCGGGAACGCGGCCGTGCGGCCGGCGCCGACGCCTACGTGGTGAAGGGCGAGTTCGACCAGGAAGAGCTACTGGCCCACATTCGTCGACTGGTGGTGCGCTCATGA